From a single Fusarium fujikuroi IMI 58289 draft genome, chromosome FFUJ_chr03 genomic region:
- a CDS encoding related to cysteine-rich protein NFX-1, with amino-acid sequence MAEQETSRTSHQARNNAPNRSQSEGQGSASRSRGGSGGGRRRGRGGRNRGQRQDDSAQVPEGRGIAPQTGPADATIAAPTIAAPESSGSSRGRRNRRGNRGGSRGQGNQGRGVFSMGPQRTFGGRLTTTEQPTEIAQDASLSADAPEFVPGQPVSQRSAQQHPSSAPQPTGQGRSRNRTRNRKQDRPRQEVPKSSASELWQRIQEDIANWNYECRICTEEVTRKTEVWSCTTCWTVVHLECAHQWWDTSMKVNEESGDKSWRCPGSQSEQHFASSFMWANMFQAQIDMLPPMHSSMSSWPMSSVHRIPITTTGGVVESVAAIFYLVVSMNVLKHAIQVSAVPARCRSKPSAIVDECKRRCYVPNRKTYAIRSISPAIPGLRAPLAARVLAEEPSIVGYIVARFLVTRKKRSRLIALSLRTLSPIALVARHRSRNSWRSPVKPVKIMFLTVRGFARRSWNAVISANPCATLGSATLAPKRWRLTAAAAESRVRRSAMREMSNIPYVSRYARLLATAEGIDAESIVAPVKRRHLNVLLSRRSNAWALICYQLRPSISVSPSADDHLSVAVTFVSNSATAELVKAVPRPSGKKFRAIAARQSCIRHNHAERDSHLAPISASGRLHVGILLLTISAILMMYPARRAHTSFRSDASVERRPFTTSLVICKRLIAESNAGKNSPAGSIHVKSYVTAPENAETLKTVASKYAESPSCYVITHARASAMGKLPVKNQQLCLASTSNPTPSRPDIRCDEECERLDRNRRLAAALNIDPASHTNDHIPFSDNTLKLYKQMQSWGDAQESQFRVFAANKDEVRLRYEPMKNQSRQFLHLLAEDFGFESKSEDYDIHRSVLVWKSDKFVSAPTKTLAQCVKIRATQAAEAAAAAAIRPPSPPILETEPFNALVLTEPRFGLTIEEVNAALEPDLTSMQGFRFKVDFLNEEVLIKASVSYSAFLTPAPMEKSLEILKPRIEQTIRREKLAESVLLCHSDANGAISRREVTLRAGTGGWSAVAGRAASRPMSSSSTPAPEEAKPGRKLLLGLKKKRPQQPEGGKVWAALDGDVEC; translated from the exons ATGGCCGAGCAAGAGACCAGCCGTACGTCTCATCAGGCACGAAATAATGCCCCAAACCGGTCTCAAAGTGAGGGCCAGGGTTCAGCATCGCGTTCTCGGGGAGGCTCAGGTGGAGGACGCCGTAGGGGAAGGGGAGGACGGAATCGTGGCCAGCGACAGGATGATTCAGCGCAGGTTCCCGAAGGCCGCGGAATCGCCCCTCAGACAGGGCCTGCCGATGCCACTATTGCTGCACCAACCATAGCCGCCCCCGAAAGCTCAGGGTCTTCTAGAGGCAGAAGAAACCGGCGAGGCAATCGAGGTGGTTCTCGAGGGCAAGGAAACCAAGGCAGAGGCGTGTTCTCTATGGGGCCGCAGCGCACTTTTGGTGGACGCTTGACTACAACCGAACAACCGACAGAGATTGCTCAGGATGCATCATTGAGTGCAGATGCCCCAGAATTCGTGCCCGGACAGCCTGTATCCCAGAGGAG TGCCCAACAGCATCCATCAAGCGCCCCTCAGCCCACAGGCCAAGGACGCTCAAGAAACCGTACGAGGAACCGTAAGCAGGACAGACCCCGCCAAGAGGTTCCCAAGTCGAGTGCCTCGGAATTATGGCAACGGATTCAGGAAGACATTGCCAATTGGAACTATGAGTGCCGTATCTGCACCGAAGAGGTTACTCGAAAAACCGAGGTCTGGTCGTGCACTACCTGCTGGACCGTTGTTCATCTTGAATGTGCCCACCAATGGTGGGATACGTCCATGAAAGTCAACGAGGAGAGCGGCGACAAATCTTGGCGTTGCCCTGGGT CCCAGTCGGAACAGCATTTTGCCTCCTCATTCATGTGGGCAAACATGTTCCAAGCCCAGATCGACATGCTCCCACCCATGCACTCTTCAATGTCATCCTGGCCCATGTCCTCCGTGCACC GGATACCGATTACCACAACGGGTGGAGTTGTCGAGAGCGTTGCGGCGATTTTCTACCTTGTGGTCAGCATGAATGTCCTCAAACATGCCATCCAGGTGTCTGCGGTACCTGCGAGGTGCCGGTCGAAGCCAAGTGCTATTGTGGACGAGTGCAAAAGGAGATGCTATGTTCCAAACAGGAAGACATATGCGATTCGTTCGATCTCGCCAGCAATTCCTGGTTTGAGGGCTCCTTTAGCTGCGAGAGTGCTTGCGGAAGAACCTTCGATTGTGGGGTACATCGTTGCCAGATTTCTTGTCACCCGCAAGAAGAGGTCTCGGCTCATTGCCCTTTCTCTCCGGACGTTGTCACCCATTGCCCTTGTGGCAAGACACCGCTCAAGGAACTCATGGAGGAGCCCCGTCAAACCTGTGAAAATAATGTTCCTCACTGTGAGAGGAtttgcgagaagaagctggaatgCGGTCATCTCTGCCAATCCTTGTGCCACACTGGGGAGTGCGACCCTTGCACCCAAACGATGGAGATTGACTGCCGCTGCGGCCGAGTCACGGGTGAGACGATCTGCCATGAGGGAAATGTCCAACATCCCCTATGTTTCAAGATATGCCAGGCTACTCGCAACTGCGGAAGGCATCGATGCGGAGAGCATTGTTGCCCCGGTGAAAAGAAGGCATCTCAACGTATTgctcagcagaagaagcaacgCCTGGGCCCTGATTTGCTACCAGTTGAGGCCGAGCATATCTGTGTCGCCGTCTGCGGACGACCACTTAAGTGTGGCAGTCACTTTTGTGAGCAACTCTGCCACCGCGGAGCTTGTCAAAGCTGTCCCGAGGCCATCTGGGAAGAAGTTTCGTGCAATTGCGGCCAGACAGTCTTGCATCCGCCACAACCATGCGGAACGAGACAGCCATCTTGCACCAATCAGTGCCAGCGGCAGACTGCATGTGGGCATCCTTCTGTTGACCATCAGTGCCATCCTGATGATGTATCCTGCCCGCCGTGCACATACCTCGTTCAGAAGCGATGCATCTGTGGAAAGAAGACCTTTCACAACAAGCCTTGTCATTTGCAAGAGGCTCATTGCGGAGAGCAATGCGGGCAAAAACTCTCCTGCGGGCTCCATACATGTAAAAAGCTATGTCACCGCCCCGGAGAATGCGGAGACGCTCAAAACGGTTGCGAGCAAATATGCGGAAAGCCCAAGCTGCTATGTAATCACCCATGCCAGAGCGTCTGCCATGGGCAAACTC CCTGTAAAGAATCAACAGCTT TGCCTAGCAAGTACGAGCAACCCTACTCCGAGTCGACCAGATATTCGATGTGATGAGGAGTGCGAACGACTTGACCGTAACCGTCGCCTGGCCGCAGCTCTCAATATCGACCCTGCTTCTCACACCAACGACCATATTCCCTTCTCGGACAATACTCTAAAGCTCTATAAACAGATGCAATCATGGGGAGATGCCCAGGAGAGCCAATTCCGAGTCTTTGCTGCTAACAAAGACGAAGTTCGTTTACGATATGAGCCAATGAAGAACCAGTCACGCCAATTTCTTCACTTGCTCGCCGAGGACTTCGGCTTCGAGAGTAAGAGTGAGGACTACGACATTCACCGGTCTGTTCTAGTATGGAAATCAGATAAGTTTGTTTCAGCCCCGACGAAGACACTTGCACAATGTGTCAAGATCCGAGCAACccaagctgctgaagctgcgGCTGCGGCAGCCATTCGACCTCCAAGCCCACCAATCCTCGAGACTGAGCCCTTCAATGCTCTGGTACTTACAGAGCCTCGCTTCGGTCTGACCATCGAGGAAGTCAATGCCGCCCTCGAGCCGGATCTCACGTCCATGCAAGGCTTCAGGTTCAAGGTTGATTTTCTGAATGAGGAAGTTCTTATCAAAGCTTCAGTATCATATTCCGCATTTCTCACACCCGCACCCATGGAGAAGAGCCTCGAAATTCTCAAACCTCGGATCGAGCAGACTATCCGTCGCGAAAAGCTTGCTGAAAGCGTCTTGCTCTGTCACTCAGATGCTAACGGTGCAATTTCTCGGCGAGAAGTAACCCTTCGGGCCGGCACTGGAGGATGGAGTGCCGTAGCTGGACGCGCGGCTTCTAGACCAATGTCCTCGTCTTCTACTCCTGCACCCGAAGAGGCAAAGCCCGGACGCAAACTACTTCTAgggctcaagaagaagaggccgcAACAGCCAGAGGGGGGAAAGGTGTGGGCCGCTCTTGATGGTGACGTGGAATGCTAG
- a CDS encoding probable FMP37 Found in Mitochondrial Proteome produces the protein MAALIKAANAKIRSNPVTDYVCSTHFWGPVSNFGIPLAAIMDTQKSPELISGQMTGALIIYAGTFMRYSLAVTPKNYLLFACHFVNAGAQLTQGYRYLNYHYWGGKENMPKEQLAQAAEAAKGKVEKATEKVQNAVSK, from the exons ATGGCTGCTCTAATCAAGGCTGCGAACGCCAAGATCCGGTCAAACCCGGTGACTGACTATGTTTGCTCAACCC ACTTTTGGGGCCCTGTCTCCAACTTTGGTATCCCTCTCGCGGCCATCATGGACACGCAGAAGAGCCCTGAATT GATCTCGGGACAGATGACTGGTGCTCTCATCATCTACGCCGGTACTTTCATGCGATACTCACTGGCTGTCACACCCAAGAACTACCTCCTATTTGCCTGCCACTTTGTCAACGCTGGTGCCCAGCTCACCCAAGGGTACCGATACCTTAACTACCATTACTGGGGCGGAAAGGAGAATATGCCCAAGGAGCAGCTGGCACAGGCTgccgaggctgccaagggaaaggttgagaaggccaCGGAGAAGGTTCAGAATGCTGTTAGCAAATAA